The Toxoplasma gondii ME49 chromosome XII, whole genome shotgun sequence genome includes a region encoding these proteins:
- a CDS encoding hypothetical protein (encoded by transcript TGME49_247970~Predicted trans-membrane domain (TMHMM2.0):20-43:1037-1060), with product MKGKKPLWTCRISLHERDCGFVHPVTVLSFLVGFLLWTTTLLAADCYLTIEHGTLPLGENLSRGKVKVPLTLGKYEAALTYTGYAAFERFAFVPLTKEKFAVMYNWCPEQDRHSNAYSGTEPLFFSCRVRVEFFTYNGERAEQEYYVGGTLHSRSSFTYNPDKYPELKALGFWVHGPHEGKNSNKVVIAFWTARCKTPQEARVCTGSSPCTVNLRKSGSSGATSCLAELYGADSVTVPLGERICSGDTPWAHGPADCYQYELANLAPSGLSGGADGWQTDPSSSGHGYRLGSPTGVAQHGGRYGSVYIVRIPPGDAQEPEWETLVATDVSLEYGHGLANGLWADKGEGTATEARYAVTFYTHQWSLVDGKPVLWPQCLTQLIADDGSVLRSNGLLNRNCSSCSSPPLSRVHPKTRKWASVCTSDKPDAAGVFINDVLAVDSTAALDGKAQHTLGTSLAIDSSAQILPASGAQGDWLLFWRRAFSQEANGGKPDPLLGQIQTASLMMGRWSADGRNPLAAVKEIDAEKSVLDYSELRVSALGPQDGVLVGYGSALRWTTTLVDIFEDGNVDESTPLTIQRIIGNVLNNAAFATDWLPLPDGSVFWVTRFSRGNDSAGHETIWPNTAAPATKLQFVRVHKVTDDPTCIVKWNQKDACNSTCHRHEVLQNFVPKEGASCSLNAGVSRTPTCREGACQRLKLSRVYEGAETAQVSSNGKQNAVHVSDSDLATFVRFEARPSAFTVELMDASDVWEVSLAFLVKPEEWGTGIRFTCVAYDRQRNAVASREGLLGRIPPANVLETLEGWAVALWSWQHIRLFGVQTLECSAHASSADRELVLAEAEFIGKVSGLCPPEGFFGRSECPSEEARLVFDVAALDCQGTWSEWSLCDANCLSSRLFTRTREAQWGGKPCEMIQRKPCGEGPFCPSSTDSETRRPLLDLRRPCLFKESSWSACFHCRQLRRRQILREASGPGVDPCPEVVEMQFCSETCRLQYDFAHTASSTYAPITTLPARLFTVVPLTTTVAPLSWHRWFTLERLRIAAWLLVAALFLCFLGLCIFCSFRKNTQGTPEPVECSPGEEIPPPIPTFTSMKRRTTVKVQSAASAVAGIVAASKESRLPVVETTGNQERLTRKSWHSVVSVYGLPRASRKATRATFYTTRERGTTHELGTERRRGSDFSSPVDGKDEERETPLRSVHVRSDSGDLSQSSHVGPVPRYDGTKREHGPVQISEVTHVRESG from the exons ATGAAGGGAAAGAAACCTTTGTGGACATGCAGGATTTCTTTGCACGAACGGGACTGTGGGTTCGTCCACCCGGTGactgttctttcctttctaGTAGGATTTCTCTTGTGGACAACGACACTCTTAGCAGCCGACTGTTACCTGACAATTGAACACGGGACTTTGCCCCTGGGGGAGAATTTGAGCAGAGGGAAGGTGAAAGTTCCACTGACGCTTGGCAAATATGAAGCCGCGCTCACCTACACGGGGTACGCTGCCTTCGAGCGGTTTGCGTTTGTCCCGCTAACGAAGGAAAAATTCGCTGTCATGTATAACTGGTGTCCGGAGCAGGACCGACACAGCAATGCCTACTCCGGAACGgagcctctgtttttctcgtgtcGAGTGCGTGTCGAGTTCTTCACGTACAACGGCGAGCGCGCTGAGCAGGAGTACTATGTCGGCGGCACGCTTCATTCTCGCTCCTCGTTCACCTACAACCCCGATAAATATCCGGAACTGAAAGCACTGGGGTTCTGGGTCCACGGCCCGCACGAGGGTAAGAACTCGAACAAAGTGGTGATCGCTTTCTGGACAGCTCGCTGCAAAACTCCACAAGAAGCGCGAGTGTGCACAGGCTCGAGCCCCTGCACAGTCAATCTGAGGAAATCTGGCAGTTCCGGCGCCACATCGTGCCTAGCTGAACTGTATGGCGCCGACTCGGTAACGGTCCCCTTGGGAGAGCGCATTTGCTCGGGGGACACCCCTTGGGCACATGGCCCTGCAGACTGTTACCAGTACGAACTGGCGAATTTGGCTCCGTCAGGACTGAGTGGGGGGGCTGATGGTTGGCAAACAGATCCCTCAAGCAGCGGCCACGGTTACCGCTTGGGATCTCCCACCGGAGTTGCCCAACATGGCGGCCGCTACGGCTCGGTGTACATCGTCAGGATCCCCCCAGGAGATGCACAAGAACCAGAGTGGGAGACTCTCGTAGCGACGGACGTGTCTCTCGAATACGGCCACGGCCTGGCGAACGGTCTCTGGGCAGACAAGGGGGAAGGCACAGCGACTGAAGCGCGCTATGCGGTCACTTTCTACACACACCAGTGGAGCCTAGTTGACGGCAAACCCGTGCTATGGCCACAGTGTCTCACGCAGCTGATAGCCGATGACGGTAGTGTACTCCGTAGCAACGGTCTCTTGAACAGGAACTGTTCGAgctgctcttcgcctcccttgAGTCGCGTCCACCCCAAAACGCGCAAGTGGGCCAGCGTCTGCACGAGCGATAAACCGGACGCTGCCGGTGTTTTCATCAACGACGTTCTCGCCGTCGACTCTACGGCAGCTCTCGACGGGAAAGCTCAGCACACACTGGGAACAAGCCTTGCAATTGACTCTTCGGCTCAAATCCTGCCCGCGAGCGGCGCACAAGGCGACTGGCTCTTGTTCTGGAGAAGGGCGTTTTCACAGGAAGCGAACGGTGGTAAACCGGATCCCCTGCTGGGGCAGATTCAGACGGCCAGTCTCATGATGGGCAGGTGGAGTGCGGACGGAAGAAACCCCTTGGCTGCGGTCAAGGAAATTGACGCTGAAAAAAGTGTGTTGGACTACTCGGAGCTTCGCGTCAGTGCCCTTGGGCCTCAGGATGGCGTCCTTGTGGGTTACGGCAGCGCGCTGCGCTGGACGACGACACTTGTGGACATTTTTGAAGACGGAAATGTTGATGAATCGACGCCCCTCACCATACAACGAATCATCGGCAATGTTCTCAACAACGCGGCGTTTGCTACAGACTGGTTGCCGCTTCCTGATGGTTCCGTTTTCTGGGTCACCCGGTTCTCCAGAGGGAATGACAGCGCAGGCCACGAAACTATCTGGCCGAATACTGCCGCTCCTGCCACCAAGCTACAGTTTGTACGCGTCCACAAAGTTACAGACGATCCAACATGCATCGTCAA GTGGAATCAGAAAGATGCCTGCAACTCCACGTGTCACCGACACGAGGTCCTGCAAAACTTCGTGCCGAAAGAGGGTGCGTCGTGCAGTCTGAACGCTGGAGTCAGCCGTACCCCGACCTGTCGCGAAGGTGCCTGCCAACGCTTGAAACTTTCTCGCGTGTACGAAGGAGCGGAAACGGCGCAAGTTTCGTCGAATGGGAAGCAGAATGCCGTTCACGTCTCAGATAGCGATCTGGCGACTTTCGTTCGGTTTGAGGCTCGACCCTCTGCCTTTACTGTTGAACTGATGGACGCGAGCGACGTTTGGGAagtgtctctcgcctttctcgttAAGCCTGAGGAATGGGGTACTGGCATTCGCTTCACGTGTGTAGCATACGACCGACAACGAAATGCTGTGGCGTCTCGGGAAGGACTCCTCGGAAGAATTCCTCCGGCCAATGTCCTAGAGACCCTAGAGGGCTGGGCAGTCGCGCTTTGGTCGTGGCAGCACATACGACTTTTCGGTGTACAGACGCTCGAGTGCTCGGCACATGCTAGCTCAGCTGATCGCGAGCTGGTCTTGGCAGAAGCGGAATTCATCGGGAAAGTCTCTGGTTTATGTCCACCTGAGGGTTTCTTCGGCCGCTCCGAGTGTCCCTCGGAGGAAGCGCGCCTCGTTTTCGACGTCGCGGCGCTCGACTGCCAAGGCACCTGGAGTGAGTGGAGTCTGTGTGACGCGAACTGCTTGTCGTCTCGACTGTTCACAAGGACAAGAGAAGCCCAGTGGGGAGGCAAGCCTTGCGAGATGATCCAGCGAAAACCATGTGGCG AGGGTCCTTTTTGTCCGTCCAGCACTGACTCTGAAACAAGACGGCCTCTGCTTGATCTGCGCCGACCGTGTTTGTTCAAAGAGAGCTCGTGGTCTGCATGCTTCCATTGTCGGCAACTGCGGCGGCGCCAGATTCTGCGAGAGGCGTCTGGTCCAGGTGTCGACCCGTGTCCAGAGGTCGTGGAGATGCAGTTCTGCAGTGAAACTTGCCGTCTCCAGTACGACTTTGCTCACACTGCAAGTTCCACGTATGCTCCAATCACCACGCTCCCTGCTAGACTCTTTACTGTCGTCCCACTCACCACAACAGTCGCGCCTCTGTCCTGGCACCGGTGGTTCACTCTAGAGCGGCTGAGGATAGCAGCTTGGCTCCTCGTTGctgctctgtttctctgtttcctgggTCTCTGCATCTTTTGCTCGTTTCGAAAAAACACACAGGGTACACCCGAGCCCGTAGAGTGTTCTCCAGGTGAAGAAATTCCACCTCCTATACCCACTTTCACCAGCATGAAACGCCGCACGACCGTTAAGGTTCAGTCCGCTGCGTCCGCGGTAGCCGGCATTGTCGCCGCCTCGAAGGAATCAAGATTGCCTGTAGTGGAAACTACTGGAAATCAGGAAAGACTGACTCGAAAGTCGTGGCACTCGGTAGTATCCGTTTACGGCCTGCCCAGAGCGTCTAGGAAAGCTACCAGAGCGACGTTCTACACCACACGAGAGCGGGGAACTACTCACGAGCTGGGCACAGAACGGAGGAGGGGTAGCgacttctcgtctcctgttgacggcaaagacgaagaacgggAAACCCCTTTACGGTCAGTTCACGTTCGAAGTGACTCAGGGGATCTTTCACAGTCCTCCCACGTTGGGCCAGTGCCGCGTTACGACGGCACCAAACGGGAACATGGACCTGTGCAGATCTCGGAAGTTACACATGTGCGCGAAAGCGGTTGA
- a CDS encoding SNARE domain-containing protein (encoded by transcript TGME49_247930~Predicted trans-membrane domain (TMHMM2.0):297-320) has product MAATLAARNITSQFLKYRMEYKSKKHRFGRSLLGTTHVSSGNAVISSPISSRGRQRLLSYQSDEDEGVEMTTTSQQQLPPLWADMVEEAHDDVEQIKEKMSQLQKAQQRRLLKVFEDGEGQANPDLEIDALTANLTHLFKRCEGRVQQICVTQTPDSDTRCDQLLQQNAQRSIAAQLQALNAAFRSQQKTYLAEVKRRTHGEDIFGSSDSASGDTGFADDLTSELALMEQDADLRQGELAKIAQSMTDLHQIFKDLNSLVIDQGTILDRIDYNVEQVLQNTAQANVQLRKAEENQRSGRAAQCIVFLVITIFFLLVLLIMKHT; this is encoded by the exons ATGGCGGCTACACTAGCAGCGAGGAACATCACCTCCCAGTTTCTGAAGTACCGCATGGAGTACAAAAGCAAGAAGCATAGATTCGGAAGAAGTCTTCTCGGCACAACTCACGTCTCTTCAGGAAACGCCGTCATTTCTTCTCCCATTAGCTCCCGAG GACGACAGAGGCTGCTTTCTTACCAATCCGATGAAGATGAAGGAGTAGAAATGACTACGACAAGCCAGCAACAACTGCCGCCTCTCTGG GCGGATATGGTTGAAGAGGCGCACGACGACGTGGAACAAATCAAAGAAAAAA TGTCTCAGCTCcagaaggcgcagcagcGACGCCTGCTCAAAGTTTtcgaggacggagaaggccAGGCGAATCCGGACCTGGAAATCGACGCTCTCACAGCCAATCTCACCCAC CTCTTCAAGCGATGCGAAGGACGCGTGCAACAGATTTGCGTGACTCAGACACCTGACAGCGACACTCGGTGTGACCAGCTGCTTCAGCAGAATGCGCAGCGAAGTATCGCTGCTCAGCTGCAGGCGCTAAATGCAGCTTTTAGAAGTCAACAGAAAACGTATCTTGCAG AGGTCAAACGGAGAACCCACGGGGAAGACATCTTTGGATCGTCGGACAGCGCGTCTGGAGACACA GGTTTCGCCGATGACTTGACGTCCGAGCTTGCTCTGATGGAGCAAGACGCAGATCTGCGGCAAGGG GAGCTTGCTAAAATTGCGCAGTCGATGACGGATCTGCACCAGATCTTCAAGGACCTGAACAGTCTTGTTATTGACCAG GGAACGATTCTTGATCGCATCGACTACAATGTCGAGCAAGTTCTCCAGAATACGGCGCAAGCGAACGTGCAACTTCGCAAAGCTGAGGAAAATCAGAGGAGCGGACGCGCTGCGCAGTGCATCGTTTTTCTTGTCATCACCATTTTCTTTCTG CTCGTTCTGCTGATCATGAAACACACCTAA
- a CDS encoding hypothetical protein (encoded by transcript TGME49_247940~Signal peptide predicted by SignalP 2.0 HMM (probability 0.930) with cleavage site probability 0.278 at residue 29) — protein sequence MVRTARGKTQFLLLCVALSFAASSEKAISDPTAAEAPFESGTDAQVLSQVSAAQEASVELDGEIATPETIEIGQSRESSHEFTILYITETVPVEAVQSRSPPTTVDVYIAALNGTMLHDDSAFMFVTVYYGNGTEGDTLTAHVQEPQTQGVWKRPYSIQKSSTYLGRPHFGAEELKDPDHLERNRISVAKYADAPQTRGYFETSRDHRTTQADSLFHRRKKPGSIENQRRHPRKLRRRDGNRENTYLQFQPAYGQDLHTFVHIAAGKAEAALVGNILFNPKPKGDIYVQSVLEIPHAFRKWVDPEYAPLWDPEFIVTGDYWSSTLTPWYNTSAISFTNGTYAMAEGFYKHRSASSAKMVISVDLEAARHETEKFMSLLGAQTTQNSRLALELSELTDKVRFARQQLRMQSEGKRVRFVLIFTNNCRHRLVWLPLASELKCRTNQKIKNASALRELQLYQETIMRHTSEIELCEAQAVERKLALALQVEKSGANAVERETSYKRAKADKEASLSSLSRQVTEKKAQLSQLTEGVCRLREAVATSKSERQLLLQRHAQTVAILRTRFDAELKELQSEGPRGPLMIQKLEREIEALELVSPEQLFFRPLQQSQAVTTLQKRNLLSKEKEYFLSRFSTTTTNQAGRPVLLPQTKPQLNKKSLYELLSTAITETVPQE from the exons ATGGTTCGTACAGCACGAGGCAAAACACAGTTCCTTCTCTTATGCGTTGCCCTCTCCTTTGCAGCGAGTTCCGAAAAAGCAATTTCAGATCCCACGGCTGCTGAAGCGCCATTCGAGTCTGGGACTGATGCGCAAGTGCTGTCTCAAGTTAGCGCTGCGCAGGAAGCATCAGTGGAACTCGACGGCGAAATCGCGACACCAGAGACAATTGAGATAGGTCAATCCCGAGAGTCTTCGCATGAGTTCACCATTCTGTACATCACCGAGACCGTGCCTGTCGAAGCAGTACAGTCCAGATCCCCGCCAACTACTGTAGATGTGTATATTGCAGCACTCAATGGGACCATGCTGCATGACGACTCAGCATTTATGTTTGTTACCGTGTACTACGGAAACGGGACCGAAGGCGACACATTGACGGCCCACGTGCAGGAGCCTCAAACTCAAGGCGTATGGAAAAGGCCTTACTCGATTCAGAAAAGTTCCACCTATCTCGGCCGCCCGCATTTTGGTGCTGAAGAGTTGAAAGACCCGGACCATCTGGAGAGGAACCGCATTAGTGTGGCAAAGTATGCAGACGCGCCGCAAACAAGAGGATACTTTGAGACTAGCAGAGACCACAGAACTACCCAGGCCGATTCTCTCTTTCATCGGCGCAAAAAGCCAGGATCGATCGAAAATCAACGACGGCACCCGCGTAAACTGCGCCGTCGAGATGGAAATCGAGAAAACACTTATCTCCAGTTTCAACCAGCTTACGGACAAGACCTCCACACATTCGTGCACATTGCTGCTGGCAAGGCCGAGGCAGCCTTAGTTGGGAATATCTTGTTTAATCCCAAGCCGAAAGGCGACATTTACGTCCAAAGCGTTCTCGAGATTCCCCATGCCTTCCGAAAGTGGGTAGATCCTGAGTACGCGCCACTCTGGGATCCGGAGTTTATTGTCACCGGGGACTACTGGAGCTCAACACTCACACCTTGG TACAACACTTCTGCGATATCTTTTACTAATGGCACGTACGCGATGGCCGAGGGTTTCTACAAGCACCGATCGGCAAG TTCGGCG AAAATGGTGATCTCTGTCGATTTGGAGGCTGCTCGACATGAAACAGAGAAGTTCATGAGCTTGCTTGGCGCACAAACCACACAGAATTCCCGCCTCGCTTTGGAGCTGTCGGAGCTCACTGACAAAGTCAGATTTGCAAGGCAGCAACTCCGGATGCAGTCGGAGGGTAAGCGAGTTCGCTTCGTTTTAATCTTCACGAACAACTGCCGGCATCGCTTAGTCTGGCTTCCTTTGGCATCGGAACTGAAATGTCGGACAAACCAAAAAATTAAGAACGCCTCTGCGCTTCGAGA GCTTCAGCTGTACCAAGAGACGATTATGCGCCACACTTCGGAAATAGAACTTTGTGAAGCGCAGGCAGTCGAAC GCAAGCTGGCACTCGCCTTGCAAGTCGAAAAGAGTGGAGCCAATGCAGTGGAGCGTGAAACATCGTATAAGCGGGCAAAG GCGGATAAGGAAGcgagtctctcctcgctgtcgagGCAAGTcaccgagaaaaaagcgcaACTGTCTCAACTGACAGAGGGTGTGTGCCGCTTGCGGGAAGCTGTTGCCACTTCGAAGAGTGAAAGGCAGCTGTTACTGCAAAGACACGCTCAAACAGTCGCCATTCTGAGAACTCGCTTTGATGCCGAGCTTAAAGAACTTCAGTCCGAGGGTCCCCGAGGTCCATTGATGATTCAGAAGTtagagagagaaatcgaaGCTCTAGAATTGGTGAGTCCCGAGCAGTTATTCTTTCGTCCGCTGCAGCAATCTCAAGCTGTCACTACtttgcagaagagaaacctgctttcgaaggagaaggagtACTTCCTTTCTCGATTCAGCACTACGACCACAAATCAGGCCGGCCGGCCCGTTCTTCTACCCCAGACGAAGCCACAGTTAAACAAGAAGTCTCTTTACGAACTCCTTTCTACGGCGATTACTGAAACAGTTCCACAGGAATGA
- a CDS encoding hypothetical protein (encoded by transcript TGME49_247960~Signal peptide predicted by SignalP 2.0 HMM (probability 0.901) with cleavage site probability 0.566 at residue 38~Predicted trans-membrane domain (TMHMM2.0):11-34) gives MKSVGKHRRLSLVSLRETSALLAAMCFLVSIFVLPSNCFDSLLPGDPVLFPRSSRSAEKAALQHQVARSGSRSRAPSFISRDRLVTEHAGSRSSFLSEGGPSLNWIRRQETATMSSSSESPVVKVNYEKSVTVGGPVLRGGAALQGGVQDAETTAPIGACSKMLEVETSQFKTSLPPFGCPAATVDVWHTVYLLYAPFEGLVDTSLPPPYRQQLAVLKDVSLKQGWHTDPKSLPPECQQALLWLHCKMHDTMILCGGKTTGWKYSAPSDLETAQQYCSKTDSPIFAACEKMAQDAGSSSEAYPFGGCRSFNEETGSPGTATLYAAGNRVNPSLSLSLTGALVIGSFWAATA, from the exons ATGAAGTCTGTCGGGAAACATcggcgtctttctctcgtatCGCTGCGAGAAACGTCAGCTCTACTTGCGGCAATGTGCTTCCTTGTTTCCATTTTTGTCTTACCCTCAAACTGCTTCGACTCACTGTTACCCGGTGACCCCGTTCTGTTTCCACGTTCCTCCCGATCAGCCGAGAAAGCCGCTCTCCAGCATCAAGTGGCACGCTCCGGAAGTAGATCCCGCGCACCGTCATTTATTTCCCGCGACAGACTGGTGACTGAGCACGCCGGTTCTCGAAGTTCCTTCCTGTCTGAAGGAGGCCCATCTTTGAACTGGATTCGGCGGCAGGAGACCGCAACCATGTCCTCTTCCTCAGAGAGCCCAGTGGTGAAGGTGAATTACGAGAAATCAGTCACTGTCGGTGGGCCTGTGCTACGAGGAGGCGCTGCGCTTCAAGGTGGAGTTCAAGATGCGGAGACAACAGCCCCCATTGGGGCTTGCTCGAAGATGCTAGAGGTGGAGACGAGCCAGTTCAAGACGAGTCTACCTCCTTTCGGTTGCCCTGCTGCCACAGTCGA CGTGTGGCACACAGTATATCTACTGTACGCGCCTTTCGAGGGTCTCGTAGACACGTCGCTCCCTCCCCCATACCGACAACAGCTTGCAGTTCTCAAGGACGTGTCCCTTAAACAGG GCTGGCACACTGATCCCAAGTCCCTTCCTCCGGAATGTCAACAAgcccttctgtggcttcaCTGCAAGATGCACGATACGATGATCCTCTGCGGTGGAAAGACTACCGGCTGGAAGTACTCCGCACCAAGCGACTTAGAGACAGCAC AGCAGTACTGCTCCAAAACAGACTCGCCGATCTTCGCAGCATGCGAGAAAATGGCACAGGATGCTGGCTCCTCTTCAGAAGCATATCCCTTCGGCGGATGCAG GAGCTTTAATGAAGAGACTGGCAGTCCAGGAACCGCTACACTGTACGCGGCTGGCAACAGGGTCAATCCCTCTCTATCGCTCAGTTTAACCGGCGCATTAGTGATTGGTAGTTTTTGGGCAGCGACTGCGTAA
- a CDS encoding hypothetical protein (encoded by transcript TGME49_247980~Predicted trans-membrane domain (TMHMM2.0):59-82:94-117), protein MRPCAPSLRFSLASTMPLLRRLPLLLAHAAASPASPQAPGSTTEPKFVPTPIFIAPRLFDVISLVLLFLGLVASASFFIYHIRFSPRERSLAKEIVWSAVASVLLGFALSFLLLSSGVYY, encoded by the coding sequence ATGCGACCCTGCGCACCGAGCCTCAGGTTTTCGCTGGCGAGCACGatgcctctccttcgccgtctgccccttcttctcgcgcatgcagccgcgtCCCCGGCGTCTCCCCAAGCCCCCGGCTCGACGACTGAGCCGAAGTTTGTGCCGACTCCCATTTTCATCGCGCCACGGTTGTTCGACGTcatttctctcgtcctccttttcctcggcCTAGTCGCCAGCGCAAGTTTCTTCATCTACCATATTCGATTCTCTCCCAGGGAAAGAAGTCTCGCAAAGGAAATTGTATGGTCAGCCGTCGCCTCCGTTCTTCTGGgattcgctctctccttccttctcctctcgtccgGAGTCTACTACTAA
- a CDS encoding hypothetical protein (encoded by transcript TGME49_247950), protein MEETGNMNPELGPDPVDNSDDTVQRQDEVAGKDEKQAAGPALLDQNAIAADSMEGEGYRNSAAASTLDSPTLADGTRSRTEGTFEEEQENINEKNGPLLTHQEDVPSKKPTENPATTMLPDADSPAAKDVQASPQNFIWGAPDVLSSGKYHSQVHMDFINSPAMAAFSTFESLSPLYSPIEGFGMMSPSMMRDVSGTYLPPVLPSRSPYTGSPYPGVFPGGMSIDPAAGFANTNVGSLYSPNFAAAAGPIPMAGNADRTPSVSMVDNTPLGGVYSPTLRTAASAGSLDGMGLSYTGAIAGVFPDDGGPHPLNGNVGNSGDLSSPSMARGVPSMQFGGPAGIGVSLPNSFFPTTDYQHTVTNGSPGAGIVNGGFSVTPGEGTLSPKRFPSPAFSPFSLGPSTEFHGSQSRGNSGMVRETYQEINNSMQAAGAWSAWSPSRARDPFND, encoded by the exons ATGGAAGAGACCGGTAATATGAACCCCGAGCTGGGCCCAGATCCGGTTGACA ATTCCGACGATACCGTCCAAAGGCAAGACGAGGTTGCTGGCAAAGACGAAAAGCAAGCGGCGGGGCCGGCACTTCTTGACCAGAATGCTATCGCAGCAGACAGTATGGAGGGCGAAGGATACCGTAACAGTGCAGCGGCTTCTACTCTTGACTCACCTACACTGGCGGACGGAACACGCTCGAGAACTGAGGGAACTTTcgaggaggagcaggagaacaTAAATGAAAAAAATGGACCCCTTCTAACACATCAGGAGGACGTTCCAAGCAAGAAGCCGACAGAGAACCCAGCGACGACCATGCTGCCAGACGCTGACAGTCCTGCAGCTAAAGACGTTCAGGCCAGCCCCCAGAACTTCATTTGGGGAGCTCCAGACGTATTGTCTTCTGGGAAATATCATTCGCAAGTTCATATG GACTTCATAAACTCTCCGGCGATGGCAGcgttctccactttcgaaagcctgtctccgctgtaCTCTCCGATTGAAGGATTCGGAATGATGTCACCGAGCATGATGCGCGACGTGAGTGGCACGTATCTGCCACCTGTGCTTCCATCACGTAGCCCGTACACGGGCTCTCCGTATCCAGGAGTATTTCCAGGAGGCATGAGTATTGATCCTGCGGCAGGCTTCGCCAATACTAATGTCGGATCGCTCTACAGCCCCAACTTTGCCGCTGCAGCTGGACCCATTCCGATGGCAGGCAACGCAGACCGTACGCCGTCGGTGTCTATGGTGGACAACACTCCACTTGGGGGAGTCTATTCGCCGACTCTTCGAACTGCCGCGTCAGCCGGGAGTCTCGATGGCATGGGCCTGTCCTACACAGGCGCAATTGCAGGTGTTTTTCCAGACGACGGCGGCCCCCATCCGCTGAACGGAAACGTGGGCAACTCAGGTGACTTATCGTCGCCGAGTATGGCACGCGGAGTGCCGAGTATGCAGTTTGGTGGACCAGCAGGGATTGGTGTTTCTTTGCCAAACAGTTTTTTCCCAACTACAGACTACCAGCACACCGTGACAAACGGCAGCCCGGGAGCAGGGATTGTGAACGGCGGATTCTCTGTTACCCCTGGAGAAGGTACCCTCTCACCAAAACGTTTCCCTTCTCCTGcattctctcccttctccttaGGACCCAGTACTGAATTTCACGGCTCCCAATCGAGAGGGAATTCCGGTATGGTGCGGGAGACATATCAGGAAATCAACAATTCTATGCAGGCGGCAGGAGCCTGGAGCGCGTGGAGCCCTTCCCGCGCCCGAGATCCATTCAACGACTAA
- a CDS encoding synaptobrevin protein (encoded by transcript TGME49_248100~Predicted trans-membrane domain (TMHMM2.0):230-253), whose protein sequence is MWAARGEASPSGEGACAGSSRADRGKLEGFPEADIPLFQFSCIARGTYVLAEYTAIQEGEEEVLSSVSRRALLKLPKTAGRRSYVFDSRLFSFFVDATTSTIFMCVTDENINADLPWQFLSELRRQYHHLLGTSVDGAEVRPADATRILIRLVDEYRCGGGRGTQQMERVEKELEAVSEIVRENINKVLERNEQIESLVGRTSNLRDSAYGFRKASRELRQHVWWSSTKPYFIVFGMIVVLVIILASFFCGGLTFQTCLRIN, encoded by the exons ATGTGGGCGGCCCGTGGAGAAGCTTCTCCCTCTGGGGAGGGGGCGTGTGCCGGCAGCTCCAGAGCCGACAGAGGAAAACTCGAGGGATTTCCAGAGGCAGACATCCCTCTCTTCCAGTTTTCGTGCATCGCGCGAGGAACCTACGTCCTCGCCGAATATACGGCGAtccaggaaggcgaggaagaagttcTCAGCTCAGTCTCGAG ACGCGCCCTACTCAAACTCCCCAAAACGGCAGGACGACGCAGCTACGTTTTCGACAGCCGTCTCTTCAGCTTC TTCGTTGACGCCACGACCTCCACCATCTTCATGTGCGTTACTGATGAAAACATCAACGCGGATCTCCCTTGGCAGTTCCTC AGTGAACTGCGACGCCAGTACCATCACTTGCTTGGTACCTCTGTCGACGGAGCGGAAGTCCGTCCTGCCGACGCTACTCGCATTCTGATTCGACTTGTT GATGAATATCGTTgcggcggaggcagaggaacgcAGCAGATGGAACGCGTCGAGAAGGAGTTGGAGGCAGTCTCCGAAATTGTCCGAGAAAACATCA acaaagttctggagagaaacgagcaaATCGAGTCTCTCGTTGGGAGAACGAGCAACTTGCGAGACAGT GCATATGGATTTCGCAAGGCATCCAGAGAGCTCCGACAGCACGTCTGGTGGTCGTCGACGAAACCTTACTTTATCGTTTTCGGCATGATTGTG GTCCTCGTCATCattctcgcctccttcttctgcggcgGACTTACATTTCAAACATGCCTTCGAATCAACTAA